From the Aspergillus puulaauensis MK2 DNA, chromosome 1, nearly complete sequence genome, the window TCGGACGGATCTTGACACCAGCTTCGATACCATTGGTAGCTAGAGGCCCAGTGCCCTTGATATTCCACTCTCCAAACACCTTCTTCTGCACCTTGGGGTCTCCACGCAGGAAGTCATCGAAGGTCTCGACATCCGGTTTCGCCCTGTAGGTCGAGAAGGTCAGGTAGTGGTCCTGGAAGTTGCGGCCCACACCGGGCAGGTGGACGACGGGCTTGACGCCAGCACGGCGGAGCTTGTCAGAGTCACCGATACCAGAGCGCTGGAGGATCAGGGGCGAGCTGAGGGTGCCGCCGCTGACGATGATCTGCTTGCGAGCGCGGAAGATCCTGCGAACGGGCTCCTTGCCGTCGACGGGCTTGGTTGGGACGGTTGCAACGCCCACGGCACGTCCGTTTTCGATGATGACTTTGTCGACCTTGGTGTTGCATTGCAGGTGCAGGTTGGAGTGCTTGGCTCGAGTGCTGTGGACGTAGGCGTGAGCGGCATCGCTTCGTCGTCCTATACCAAGATGTCAGAACAAGTTCGAATTAGGGCAACTTTAGGGCAAACTGTAAAGTAGACTGACCCGTGTCGCGGTTGATCCACTTCAACCAGTGCTCAGCACCATGACTGTTGCATATCAGtatgatttttttttcttttaaaaaaaaaaaaattaactCGAAACATACGCTGTCTTCAAATCCTGGAGGTCATCCGTGGTTGGGATGCCCTGGGAATCGGCCGCGCGGAGGAAGTCCTGCGCAATCGGATAGGTGTAGTTACCAAACGAGACCTTGATGGGGCCCTCGAATCCATGGATATCCGGGTTGTTACAGGCACGCTGGTACGTCTCGTGCTTCTTCATGAGAGGAAGCAGTTCCTCGGTCTTCCAGCCCTTGGCCTGGAAATCGTCGTAGTCTGACGCCGATGCTCTGGTGTACATCTGGGGTTGTTAGCAATGAAGCAATGCATAGAGCAGTGGGGTAAGTACCATGAAGTTAATTGAGCTGCCACCACCGAGAATGTTGGCACATGGAACAATGGCCTGACGTCCGTCTAGATGCTCAGACGGGCGCGAGTGGTAGAAAGAAGCTGTCTTGGAGTCCAGCTTCATGTTGACTGGGTAGATACCAGGACGGTAAACCCTAGAAGCTGTAAGCAGGGTGCTTATCAATCTACCAATTGATGATTCCTACCATGGATTATTGAGGTTACTCTCGCCAGCCTCAATCAGTAGAACAGAGAGGTTGTggtcgaggttggcgagACGGCCAGCAGGAACACACCCTGAACTGCCGCCACCGCAGATGATGATATCAACCTCCTCTGGGATAGTCATGGCGCCGCTTACTAGTCGGACAAAACAGAGTCTTCTTCCTGAAACCAGGATAGAGATACAGAGGTAAAGAATCCGAAGAAACAAGCTGCAGCCCCGGGGGTTCACTCGCCTTCTTATATCAATGCACTTTCTCCACCTACTCCTCGATCCTAGTTCCTCTTTCTGTTTGATCCCTACCAGGGAGTCAAGGATCTTCCCCAGTTACACACAATTATACTGACCCCGCGCGTGGGGAAGACAGACCAACGCGGAGGTATCTAGTTCAAAGCGTCGTGAGTTAACCAGACAATAACCCATCTGGGCCCAGATCACCACCCCTGCACACCAGATCGCCGGGGAATACCCCCAACCTAGTACCTTGGCGCACGCCTGCTATGGCAGTCCAGGTAAGACTGATGCGGAGAAACAGCCGGTGATACCGTGATACGAGAAGATGATACCCAGGGATATAGCCGGATTGGTGGTAGTACGGATGCTTCATGCAAGATGCTGTGAACGTAATTGGAGATACACGCTGCGCCCCCAAGCCTGCCTCCTCATTCTTTTCATCAATCTCCAAATTTTGACCTGGGCAAAGGGTATATCTTCTCCGCTTGAGGCGCACGCCCCTCTCATGTTTGAAACGCGGATCGTCGTGGGCGGTTCAGTGTGTATATTGCTGTGATGTTAGCTCTACGATATACTCATAAGATGAGCATGAAGTTCTCCTTCCCAATCATGTATGTAGAACAGTTCAAACCAGACAGCAGTCACTATTGTGGAATAGAAACCTATTATCCGCCGACGTAGCCAAACAAGAACCAAAGACCAGGAATAACAAGCTGTAGCCCACAGAATAGGCCAAGAAGTAGACCTCGCCGTGCCACAGGTGGAGAAATCCCGGCACTAGATCCTCCTTGCGGGGTTATGCTTAGTATACTCCTGTTCTTTATGCATGCATCTAGCAAGGATCAAACGGTTAGACCCCACAGATAGGACAGCTTACGGCGCGGCTTGCCGTGATATAAATAACCTGATATGACGGCAGCCTTGTGCTATACTAACAATGCCATGGCAGCTGTGAGAGTAGACTATAGAGTCGCAGGAAGACTACGAAGAGAATAGACACCCAAGACATCCACGAGTAGAAGGGATAAAGCCAGCCATGGAATGCACGTAACATGATTCAGGCAACACCAAGAGACcgaagttagggcttggtaAGCGGGGAACTGGAAGCTGCGGAACCGCAGTCTGACTGCCACTGCGGGGAAGGCAGCCGGCGATCCAATCGAAATAGCTTCATCCCCCGTCCCAATTAGTGCTCTTAGGGCCTGGCAGCTTCACGTACTTTGGGAGCACACGTCACCCAGCATCTCCATTCGGCCGGCGGCGGATGCTCCTGCTCATCGAGTGGTCTGGTTAAGGAGCTGGCATTGTTCAATTGGTCCACAACACCCAATGGAACTCACCAATTGCACATTCCATCCAGGAGCTCGCCCGGGTAATTGTTCAAGTATGGATGGATAAATATCTACTGTCCTTGTGATGGTGGCTGCTCAGCGGCTGCAGCCTAATGTACCCCTCAACTATGAACCCACATTGAGCACTAGGTATAGAATTTGGACCGCACTATTTTTCCCTCTCGTCTGGATTGATACACGCCCACTGCAGTTGCATTCATCCCCGTATTCAAGATTTCCAAACATTGCCTAGGTGCGGAGAGCCGGATGGGATCCCCAAGCCCATCAGACCCCAGTGGTTCTAGTATAGGTGTCTAGCGTACATCCTGGTGCGTATCACATTTCCAAAATATTCGAGAGGCTTTTCCGTCAGATTGTGTGAGGTATGGAATATATATGTGGAGagcgaaaagaaagaagggtaaaaaaaaaaaaaaaaaaaagatatagtGCCGTGGGCAAAGGAAGTTTATAATTGAAAACAGACATATTTTATATGTTTCTTGGAGAGTGTATTTTCATTAGGGATCGGGGGGTATCACTATAAGACTGGAAACATGCAACCGAAAAAATAATGTAGATGGACGGGAGTAGGTCAAGACAGGCGAATTCCATTACCTTGGAAACGCCTCTGGGAGCCAGAAGCGGCTGCTATCAAGGACCGTGTTCAGATCGATCGGCTCCATCGTCGGGCGTAAGCCCATGTTCATGACATCCCGTGCAACAGCCTTGATCTGGCGCATGATGGACTGCGAGATCGCCCATGTGTTGGCTAATGTCTTGAACACACCGATGGTTAGTGCCAAGCGATCACGACTGGGATCTGGCATCTGTCCTGCTTTGACGGAGCAAGCTGCGAGCTGGACCATTGAGCTCATGGTGAGCGAGCATATGAAGAACGGGGTGTGTTTGACCACCGGCATACGGATGGACGCTAACGATGAGATTTCTTTGGCTGCTTTGACGGCTTTCATGGCATGGGAATGGTGTGAAAATGCGGGTATCGAACATGGGCCGTGGTGCCCGCAAATAACTTCGGCCGCAACGGCGGGGGAAGAAAGCAAATCTGAGCGAGGAAAGTGGAGGTAGATTGATGTGCCATTTACGACCATTGTAGCCTGGAACATCATCTCGTCCACGGTTCCGTCTGGACGCAGAAGCTCCGCTTTGGATTCCGGAAGGTGATGGAAAAAGCTTGTGATTCGTGCGTCAATAGATTCCACTTGATCCTGTTGGCCCTCCACAAGGTCTTGAATGGCTACAACGCGCCCCAGAATACGTGCTGCTTCGATTCGGTAAGTATACGAAGAGAAATCCCGCTCTTCATCTGCAAACACACGCTCATCAAACTGCGCGATggttggaggtggtggaggtgctaATCCATCTTGATATATCCTCTCCTCACAGGGAAGTGACACCTCAATCGGCACGTTATGTGTGCGCGGCGTTGGTTGAAGCCCAAGTGCCGTTAACATAACTTCAATGATGAACAGCTCCCACCATGTACGTCTGAAGCACTCCGCCCTGAGGGGATCACCCTCGCTCATGTCGGCAGCGAAGTCCCTAGTATGAAGACCAATTTCAAAGGCCAAGTCAACTGCTCCGACGAGACATTCTCCAGCCGTACTTCGCTCATTCCGCGAATGAAGCACAATCGCCAGTAGCAGAAgcgcctgcagcttctcTATCGTCGCTTCTTGCTCCAAAACAGACGTCAGGAGATTGGGTCGATAGTTCTCGCTAGATGCAGCTGGAGTATAATGCGCTCCAATGAATTTGATGACTTGCTCTAGGAAAAGGGGAACACGGTTTTGATAGAGTGTACGAACAGGAGGTAAGATCGGATGGGAGGGATGGAAGAATTGGTAGTAAATGTCGACAAGGTACCCGTCATTCGAAAGCGAGGATGACGATTCAGGCGTCAAGGGTGCATTTTTGATGACAGCTTGCTGCGAAGCACCCTGGTGGTCAAAAAATTGGGGGCTACTTCCCGAAGAATTTGACGCAGGAAGGGTTGCCGTGGGCACGTAAGGATAGGGGTTTAAGGAGTTCCAATCAACAGGGACATCGTAGAAGCCAGCAAGATTCGGATCAAGTGGGTTTGCAAGATCTGCTGGCAACGGCTCTGGTGAGGAGGGGTTGGCCCGCCGCTTTTTCGAAGGGCCTTTGTATCCTCTTCGCGACGGGGTATACTGGCACTCTGAGCCCGTGGCCGCGCAGCGGCTACACACAGGCGTTGCTCCATCGCACTTAAGGTGCTTATGTCGGCATAAAAGACAGGCAAGGAGAGAGGGACCCGAAACTCGCTGCTGGGTGAAATCCTTTGAAGACACGAACTGCTCGTTCATCTTGATTTTTGACGATGTTCTGGAAGCAAAAGCTCCTGGCTGGTAAACTTGTAGCGATAAAAGAGCCGGTACATATGCAAGGAGCAGTAACCCAAAATTGATCTTCCCTCTTGTGCAGAAAAATGTTTGACCGCTATGAGACCGTTGAGATAAGCGGAGCCGAAACAAAAATGCGGGGGGATGCACAAAAAGTCAAAGGCTCCAACGGTCGCAACTGAACAGTAGTCGCAGCAATTTGAACAGAGAAAACGGAGGAGGGAAAAGATGAAACTTTGAGCCACGATATTAAGCGGCGAGTAGATCGGATTTGCTCAGGAGGCTGTCACCAGCCAAGTTTGTAACCGGGCCGTTGCAGCACCCCTCTGACCCTCTGTGGATGCGACTAGCCTTGAGGTTAGACAAGATTCAAGAGAGACACGACAACGGTCTTGAATGGGTCCAGGCGGCAACGGTGATGGAACGTACAGGCGACGATCTCGATGGTTATTCGATGAAAGTGATGATGTGTTGCAAAGGTCTTTGGTGTCAACGGAGGAAGCTCCCCGCCGTTGAAATAATGCCGGAGTAATGCGGTTTGATTATCTAATTATACCTTTGTGCCACGCAGCTCCCTCGTGCTACCCGATTAGGACACACCTCTCACGGCGGGCGTCGACGACAGACATCCATCCCTTCTGCTACAATCATAATTCATTGCAGATTGCAACTGGCTGTGTTCCTTGGTGGTTACTTACACGCAGCTAGGTGAGTAATCTATTGGCAATCCTCTACCTTCCTGCCATCCCGGATCCCCATAGCTAACTATCAACGTGGCATCCAGCGTCCAGAATCAGCCTCCTTGTCCCAGACGTCCCACCGCATTCAGTGTCATCGTTATACCCTCGATCACCAACAGATCGCTCAAAAACACGCACAATCCACAATGATCACAGACAATGACCTTCACCGActcgccgtcttcctcggctCCTGCGCAATGATGTTGATTGTTCTCTACCACTTCCTGGAAGTCAATGCTcaagaggatgatgatgacgccGCTACTGCGACCAAGAACCCGAAAAGCACCTCGATAGACTCGGCTTCTCGCACATCAGCTACGGCGACCGCAGGCGGCCCGTCAGCGACTGGAGGGGGTAAGGACCGATAAACTTATTCTATAATTCATTCTGTGTATTTTATCCTGAGCAATCAATTCGATAAACTTTGCACCTGATTGTAAACTGGGCACATTTTGCAAATTGCTGTATTAGTGACTCATTGTTCCGGATATTTATGTACAAGCTAAAGAAGGCTCGGATCCCTTCGATAGAAACACCCAGGTAATATCAACACCTCGACGCCATTTATTGCGATAAGAGGAGAAACCCAGAACCAACCCAATGTAAACTATACTACACTACCGCGCTATGCAGATAAACAACCGCATCAAGATTGGGACCGAACTTCATAcacatcttcgtcgtccgccACCCTGGCATTGCGCAACGGAGTGGCTAGTTCGCAGCCCCCCGGATCCAACCCGACACCAATATGCTCCTTCAGCCGCTGTACTGCCTTGAATATCTCGCCAGCCTTTTCGTGCTGCGAATGATTTCCATGGACTCGATTGAACGCGCGAATTGAGCGGTAGTCGGCTGGGAAAATGAGAGAATCCTCATTTCCAGGTTGGTTAGATTCCGGAATTGTCAACGGTACTATGCTTGAGCTAGAACCCTGATCCACTATATGCGGAAGCGGAAACGAAAGGTTAATAAATCATAAGCCTCGCTGAATGTACTTGTTTAATGAGCTTAAAAAGCAATCATTGTGCTTTCTCACCACTGCTAGGCACAGCTGGCCCATCTCCCAGCTTCCATGAAAGAGATTCAAGATGCTCTTTCTTCACATGTTTCATCAGCTCCGCAGCCGGCAGGGTCCCCGTAAATGCGCAGCCTTTCCATCCACATGTAATTTGATACGAGACGTGGTTCTTGAACAAATGTTTtttcagcagctccagatTGTGCAGCTCCGACTGGCAATTCCCCCACCTACACGCATAAACAGGATATGCGGAAGTAGGCGCCTGCGGCACAACTGGAGCTGCAGCGGCCTTGGGCTTATTTGTGCTTCCCGGGGGTCTGCCTCGTCGTTTTTTCTCCATTGACTGCGGCGTACTGGGAGTCGATGGTTCAGGCTTAGGCGGATGTACCGGTGAGGGCACTGGCGGGCTTGGAGCTGGAAGCTGAACTTGTGGCTGTGATTGcggtttcggtttcggtttcggtttcggtAGCGGCTGCGGCTGATATTggggtgctggaggaggatgctGAAATGTAGGCTGCGGAACCCAGTGTTGATTCTGGGTTGTGTTGACGCCGACGGGGACAGACACTTGGACTGCAGATGGTGGTGGGGCTGTTTGCTTGGTTTGCACGGTGCCTTGCTTGGGACCATTGGGTGGAACACCAGCCTTGGCTTTGAGGTCTCGCGGTGGTTCGCCTGGATCAACTAAATCCCATCTGAACGTTTCCAGATCCGAATTAATATCAACGGCGGAAAACACATCCCGGAGGCGGAAGAGATGATGGTTTAGAGTGGCCTCTGTCGGATGACGGTTGGACGTAATCAGGATATCCCTCGCGATTGTTTTCGGGTCGTAGGAAACTTTCTGTGCAGCATCTGACTCTTTCAACCGGCTCACTATATCCATACGGCGCTTCAAGTGTGTTCTATCTGCAGGGTTTTCGGGTTGGAATGTGTAGGCCACAAATTTTCCCTGAGGGCCATGTGTCGGGCGGGTATGTGGTGCTTGTGCCATCTGCGCttgaggttgtggaggcTTGGGCAACGCAGGGTTTGGTGGAGCTGTTTGTGTGGAAGGAGGCCCTTGAGGTGGTAAAGTTTGTGGTACATTATGTGGTGCGGGAGGTGTGGCGGATTGTGCGGCTGGCCGTGGGACAGGGAGTGATAAAGGAGACTGCGTCGTAGGTCGTGTGGAGCTAAGTTGCGAT encodes:
- a CDS encoding dolichyl-diphosphooligosaccharide--protein glycosyltransferase subunit 4 (COG:S;~EggNog:ENOG410PTF1;~InterPro:IPR036330,IPR018943;~PFAM:PF10215;~TransMembrane:1 (i7-28o)) — its product is MITDNDLHRLAVFLGSCAMMLIVLYHFLEVNAQEDDDDAATATKNPKSTSIDSASRTSATATAGGPSATGGGKDR
- the AOX1_2 gene encoding GMC family oxidoreductase (CAZy:AA3;~COG:E;~EggNog:ENOG410PFAS;~InterPro:IPR012132,IPR036188,IPR000172,IPR007867;~PFAM:PF05199,PF00732;~go_function: GO:0016614 - oxidoreductase activity, acting on CH-OH group of donors [Evidence IEA];~go_function: GO:0050660 - flavin adenine dinucleotide binding [Evidence IEA];~go_process: GO:0055114 - oxidation-reduction process [Evidence IEA]): MTIPEEVDIIICGGGSSGCVPAGRLANLDHNLSVLLIEAGESNLNNPWVYRPGIYPVNMKLDSKTASFYHSRPSEHLDGRQAIVPCANILGGGSSINFMMYTRASASDYDDFQAKGWKTEELLPLMKKHETYQRACNNPDIHGFEGPIKVSFGNYTYPIAQDFLRAADSQGIPTTDDLQDLKTAHGAEHWLKWINRDTGRRSDAAHAYVHSTRAKHSNLHLQCNTKVDKVIIENGRAVGVATVPTKPVDGKEPVRRIFRARKQIIVSGGTLSSPLILQRSGIGDSDKLRRAGVKPVVHLPGVGRNFQDHYLTFSTYRAKPDVETFDDFLRGDPKVQKKVFGEWNIKGTGPLATNGIEAGVKIRPTQQELDEFKKWPTSDFVDGWESYFKNKPDKPVMHYSVISGWFGDHMLMPPGKFFTMFHFLEYPFSRGSTHITSADPYDAPDFDAGFMNDKRDMAPMVWGYIKSRETARRMSSYAGEVTGMHPQFNYNSNARSQDLDLADTKAYAGPNHLSAGIQHGSWSSPLTPGKQSSPTALSSNRFEARDELEYSKEDIAHIEKWVQRHVETTWHSLGTCSMAPREGSSIAPQGGVLDERLNVHGVKGLKVCDLSICPDNVGCNTFSTALLIGEKCAVLTAEDLGYSGDALKMDVPEYHAPGEFVNLARL
- a CDS encoding putative C2H2 finger domain protein (COG:S;~EggNog:ENOG410PQTP;~InterPro:IPR013087) — its product is MADEQFPLLDWPQHYASQNLSQHAPHGEDNSNSQWRSPFYNSSNTNLPQTQLNNTTTQPPYYPSYQQQEQSYVRLEDVVQYPSYRWGPPPAREYQKPASHPETTSGLPLPTASLAQSSAKRPPTRQLPNQMSSTGRGEPKNAVHEAKRRRVDSAAASKAPPQPVPQAASVSRQAQARQAAQKYPPGSQHQFPSSASQTPNPPMPQDTKPPTAQRAYQQTPRTGSQYMAPSQTQPESQSQAPSHTSSLAASQGPTPRMPQYGQQPQSKAPPRGPSSASLQTAAQQVSRQNAQYPSPPTTSQALPQTVAPSDTQIRPPIPSPQNRPQTLTQNARQPASQSPRPAQQIRRPSSNATSQLSSTRPTTQSPLSLPVPRPAAQSATPPAPHNVPQTLPPQGPPSTQTAPPNPALPKPPQPQAQMAQAPHTRPTHGPQGKFVAYTFQPENPADRTHLKRRMDIVSRLKESDAAQKVSYDPKTIARDILITSNRHPTEATLNHHLFRLRDVFSAVDINSDLETFRWDLVDPGEPPRDLKAKAGVPPNGPKQGTVQTKQTAPPPSAVQVSVPVGVNTTQNQHWVPQPTFQHPPPAPQYQPQPLPKPKPKPKPQSQPQVQLPAPSPPVPSPVHPPKPEPSTPSTPQSMEKKRRGRPPGSTNKPKAAAAPVVPQAPTSAYPVYACRWGNCQSELHNLELLKKHLFKNHVSYQITCGWKGCAFTGTLPAAELMKHVKKEHLESLSWKLGDGPAVPSSVDQGSSSSIVPLTIPESNQPGNEDSLIFPADYRSIRAFNRVHGNHSQHEKAGEIFKAVQRLKEHIGVGLDPGGCELATPLRNARVADDEDVYEVRSQS
- a CDS encoding Zn(II)2Cys6 transcription factor (COG:S;~EggNog:ENOG410PJHV;~InterPro:IPR036864,IPR007219,IPR001138;~PFAM:PF00172,PF04082;~go_function: GO:0000981 - DNA-binding transcription factor activity, RNA polymerase II-specific [Evidence IEA];~go_function: GO:0003677 - DNA binding [Evidence IEA];~go_function: GO:0008270 - zinc ion binding [Evidence IEA];~go_process: GO:0006351 - transcription, DNA-templated [Evidence IEA];~go_process: GO:0006355 - regulation of transcription, DNA-templated [Evidence IEA]); protein product: MNEQFVSSKDFTQQRVSGPSLLACLLCRHKHLKCDGATPVCSRCAATGSECQYTPSRRGYKGPSKKRRANPSSPEPLPADLANPLDPNLAGFYDVPVDWNSLNPYPYVPTATLPASNSSGSSPQFFDHQGASQQAVIKNAPLTPESSSSLSNDGYLVDIYYQFFHPSHPILPPVRTLYQNRVPLFLEQVIKFIGAHYTPAASSENYRPNLLTSVLEQEATIEKLQALLLLAIVLHSRNERSTAGECLVGAVDLAFEIGLHTRDFAADMSEGDPLRAECFRRTWWELFIIEVMLTALGLQPTPRTHNVPIEVSLPCEERIYQDGLAPPPPPTIAQFDERVFADEERDFSSYTYRIEAARILGRVVAIQDLVEGQQDQVESIDARITSFFHHLPESKAELLRPDGTVDEMMFQATMVVNGTSIYLHFPRSDLLSSPAVAAEVICGHHGPCSIPAFSHHSHAMKAVKAAKEISSLASIRMPVVKHTPFFICSLTMSSMVQLAACSVKAGQMPDPSRDRLALTIGVFKTLANTWAISQSIMRQIKAVARDVMNMGLRPTMEPIDLNTVLDSSRFWLPEAFPR